The following coding sequences are from one Seonamhaeicola sp. ML3 window:
- a CDS encoding ABC transporter ATP-binding protein, which produces MSHVILKAENISKQYRLGLVGTGTISHDLNRWWHKVRGKEDPYLKIGEANDRSLKGSSDYVWALRNINFEVNKGEILGIIGKNGAGKSTLLKILSRVTLPTTGEIKTKGRIASLLEVGTGFHGEMTGRENIYLNGAILGMTKKEISSKIDEIIEFSGCQRYIDTPVKRYSSGMTVRLAFAVAAFLEPEILVIDEVLAVGDAEFQKKAIGKMKDISEGEGRTVLFVSHNMAAIETLCTRVISLENGVVTDEGNPTDVVSNYLNNSSISSRILSFESVDESLGNDKIKILYAGIENATSDNINDVLDVTSAIDFRLKILNLTENSLIFVGYDLITIKGDVVFGSASKLKCNFESVTELKCEIPANFLNNNIYQIHLYINSEERKELFQDTEFLSFEIKDVKRESGYLGKVNGLIRPDLSWTVINNS; this is translated from the coding sequence ATGAGCCACGTTATTTTAAAAGCTGAAAATATTAGTAAGCAATACCGTTTAGGATTAGTAGGAACAGGTACCATTAGTCATGATTTAAACAGGTGGTGGCATAAAGTTAGAGGTAAAGAAGATCCGTATTTAAAAATTGGAGAAGCTAATGACCGGAGTTTAAAAGGAAGTTCAGATTATGTTTGGGCTTTAAGAAATATTAATTTCGAAGTTAACAAAGGGGAGATATTGGGAATTATTGGCAAAAACGGAGCTGGAAAATCGACCCTTTTAAAGATTCTTTCAAGAGTAACGCTTCCAACTACTGGAGAAATAAAAACTAAAGGGCGTATTGCTTCTTTATTAGAAGTGGGTACTGGTTTTCATGGAGAGATGACTGGACGTGAAAATATTTACCTAAATGGAGCTATCCTAGGAATGACTAAAAAGGAAATTAGTTCTAAAATAGACGAGATTATTGAATTTTCTGGATGTCAACGTTACATAGACACCCCAGTTAAGAGGTATTCCAGTGGTATGACAGTTCGATTGGCTTTTGCGGTGGCAGCTTTTTTAGAGCCAGAAATTTTGGTGATTGATGAAGTTTTGGCAGTTGGAGATGCAGAGTTTCAAAAGAAAGCCATAGGTAAAATGAAAGATATTAGCGAGGGAGAGGGAAGAACTGTTTTATTTGTGAGTCATAATATGGCGGCAATTGAAACTTTGTGCACTAGAGTTATAAGTTTAGAAAATGGTGTTGTTACAGATGAGGGTAATCCAACAGATGTTGTTTCTAATTATCTAAATAATAGTTCAATTTCTAGCAGGATATTAAGTTTTGAATCTGTTGATGAGTCCCTAGGAAATGATAAAATAAAAATTCTTTATGCCGGAATTGAAAATGCTACTTCTGATAATATTAATGATGTTTTAGATGTGACATCGGCAATTGACTTTCGTTTAAAGATTTTGAATCTAACTGAAAATTCATTGATTTTTGTGGGATATGATTTAATAACTATTAAAGGTGATGTAGTATTTGGTTCAGCTTCAAAATTAAAATGTAATTTTGAATCGGTTACTGAGCTAAAATGTGAAATTCCAGCTAATTTTTTAAATAATAATATTTATCAGATTCACTTATATATTAATTCTGAAGAAAGGAAAGAATTATTTCAAGACACAGAATTTTTATCATTTGAGATTAAGGATGTAAAACGAGAATCAGGTTATCTTGGAAAAGTTAATGGTTTAATAAGACCTGATTTGTCATGGACAGTTATAAATAACTCATAA
- a CDS encoding ABC transporter permease, whose amino-acid sequence MVKKNKSEDWLYTISSKKSLFSLNLIEIWEYKDLLFLFVKRDIITLYKQTILGPLWYIIQPLFTSVIFTLIFNNLGQIKTGDVNPFLFNLAGITLWNYFKECLTGTSNTFTKNQNIFGKVYFPRAIMPMSVTFSNLLKFVIQLVIFFGFYGYFMISGDDLYLKPIILIFPIYVLMMALLGLGFGMLLSAMTTKYRDLTVLVSFGVQLLMYLSAVPYPVEEARLKFPDWVVPFVEYNPLTQIIEGFRYLLLNVGLFSWEKLIYTFLLSLFVFLIGLIVFNRTEKQFIDTV is encoded by the coding sequence TTGGTAAAAAAAAACAAATCTGAGGATTGGCTCTACACAATTTCTTCTAAAAAGAGTTTGTTTAGCCTAAATTTAATCGAAATTTGGGAATATAAAGACTTATTGTTTCTATTTGTGAAACGTGATATAATCACCTTGTACAAGCAAACAATTTTAGGTCCCCTATGGTATATCATCCAACCATTGTTTACTTCTGTGATTTTTACACTTATTTTTAATAATTTAGGGCAAATAAAGACAGGAGATGTGAATCCTTTTTTGTTTAACCTAGCAGGTATCACTTTATGGAATTACTTTAAAGAGTGTCTTACTGGTACTTCAAATACATTTACTAAAAACCAGAATATTTTTGGTAAAGTCTACTTTCCCAGAGCTATAATGCCCATGTCTGTAACATTTTCAAACCTTTTAAAGTTTGTTATTCAATTAGTTATCTTTTTTGGGTTTTACGGTTATTTTATGATATCTGGAGATGATTTATACTTGAAACCAATAATTTTGATATTTCCTATTTATGTTTTAATGATGGCTTTGTTAGGGTTAGGTTTCGGGATGCTTTTATCTGCAATGACAACAAAATACAGAGATTTAACTGTATTAGTTAGTTTTGGCGTACAATTATTAATGTATTTGTCGGCAGTACCATATCCAGTTGAAGAGGCGCGTTTAAAATTTCCAGATTGGGTTGTGCCTTTTGTTGAGTATAATCCTTTAACTCAAATTATTGAAGGATTTAGGTATTTGTTACTTAATGTTGGGTTGTTTAGTTGGGAAAAATTGATTTACACTTTTTTATTGAGTCTTTTCGTTTTTCTAATAGGTTTAATTGTTTTTAATAGAACAGAAAAACAGTTTATAGATACGGTATAG
- a CDS encoding exopolysaccharide transport family protein — protein MVDEFEVSEPTASSFDVKKFLFRALSYWYLFVILLMVGIFYVYQKNIREEFSYRLGTKISIEDDSNPLFTSNASLTFNWGGVTSKLQTMIVTLKSRSHHEKVVDRLEFYKSYLKQGRFTKQDIYKSAPFRFHHDYNYPQLIGIPIKITFLDKEIYELEVEFTSNVVSAQNYIDKEITSLNVSPGNFKRQFKIGEELTLPFLKGTLNLSGRSKPSKTESYFFQFNNFDGVVASYNGRTSVSNPKGSPILDISLIDKNTDKIVDYLNTAVAVLTEDQLYRKNLYATKAIKFIDEQISRVKSELSDNAEALNNYRKKNKFFSLDDESVLLNDKITNLDIEKESIDRQLNYYANLKNYLITSSSFTDIPAPSIAGIKDVNILNNVAKINELSVQKSKLQYSVRSDATVFNDLNRQIEGLKNVLQENIKAATDVLERELKLVKGKLNNAETQFSKLPEDQQQLITIERQYSLSEQTYNVFLAKRGEAEIIKASNVSDILIIDSAKNSGAQLLGRNLNVRYVFALFVALLVPMLLALILTIVDNRVHSPIDVERLSPIPILGVVAKSKLENNLIVHKKPKSVVAEAFRAMRSNLQYFYKTKDIKGTKTLLVTSTVSGEGKTYCSMNLATVFALSEKKTVLVGLDLRKPRIFGDFNIKNDVGAVNYLIGQKSLGEIVQKTNIDFLDVITSGPIPPNPLELLIGSRLESLIKELKEQYEYVILDTPPLGLVADALELFDYVDASLYIVRQDYTKRWMLNFINEKFNSGQIKNISIVYNAYNRKAKYGMGYGYGYGYGYGYGNYAKGYHENAQEDSGFFARLKSTLKVRGSDNS, from the coding sequence ATGGTAGATGAGTTTGAAGTTTCAGAACCTACTGCCTCGAGTTTCGATGTAAAGAAGTTTTTATTTCGTGCATTAAGTTACTGGTACTTGTTTGTTATTCTTTTGATGGTTGGTATTTTTTATGTTTACCAAAAGAATATTAGGGAAGAGTTCTCTTATCGATTAGGAACAAAAATTTCAATTGAAGACGACAGTAATCCCCTATTTACATCCAACGCTAGTTTAACATTTAACTGGGGTGGGGTTACCTCTAAACTTCAGACTATGATAGTTACCTTAAAATCCAGGTCACATCATGAAAAGGTAGTCGATCGTTTAGAATTTTATAAAAGTTATTTAAAACAAGGGCGGTTTACTAAGCAGGATATATATAAATCTGCACCTTTTAGATTTCATCATGATTATAATTATCCGCAACTTATAGGAATTCCAATAAAGATAACTTTTTTGGATAAAGAGATTTATGAGCTAGAAGTAGAATTTACCAGTAATGTAGTAAGTGCTCAAAATTATATTGATAAAGAAATTACTTCGTTAAATGTAAGCCCTGGCAATTTTAAGAGGCAATTTAAAATTGGAGAAGAATTGACATTACCTTTCTTGAAAGGAACATTGAATTTAAGTGGAAGAAGCAAACCTAGTAAAACCGAAAGTTACTTTTTTCAATTTAATAATTTTGATGGAGTTGTAGCTAGTTATAATGGTAGAACAAGCGTCTCTAACCCTAAAGGTTCACCTATTCTTGATATTTCTCTTATAGATAAAAACACAGATAAGATTGTAGATTATTTGAATACGGCTGTAGCTGTTCTAACTGAAGATCAGTTGTATAGAAAGAACCTTTATGCTACAAAAGCTATCAAGTTTATTGACGAGCAGATATCTAGAGTGAAAAGCGAACTATCAGATAATGCTGAGGCACTGAACAATTACAGAAAGAAGAATAAGTTTTTTAGTTTAGATGACGAAAGTGTCTTATTGAATGATAAAATCACAAATTTAGATATTGAAAAAGAAAGTATTGATAGACAACTTAATTACTATGCTAACCTTAAAAATTATCTAATAACAAGTAGTTCGTTTACAGATATTCCAGCACCTTCTATTGCTGGAATTAAAGACGTAAACATATTAAATAATGTTGCCAAAATAAATGAATTATCTGTACAAAAATCTAAACTTCAGTACTCTGTAAGAAGTGATGCCACTGTGTTTAACGACCTAAACAGACAAATTGAAGGGCTTAAAAATGTATTGCAAGAGAACATTAAGGCTGCAACAGATGTACTGGAAAGAGAACTTAAACTTGTTAAGGGTAAACTTAATAATGCTGAAACTCAGTTTAGTAAACTTCCAGAAGATCAGCAACAGTTAATTACTATAGAGAGACAGTATTCATTAAGTGAACAAACCTACAACGTATTTTTAGCAAAAAGAGGAGAGGCAGAAATAATTAAAGCGTCTAATGTTTCAGATATTTTAATTATCGATTCCGCAAAAAATTCTGGCGCACAACTTCTTGGTAGAAATCTAAATGTTCGTTATGTTTTTGCCTTATTTGTAGCCTTGCTTGTCCCCATGTTATTGGCTTTAATTCTCACCATTGTAGATAATAGGGTGCATAGTCCTATAGACGTTGAACGGTTATCGCCAATTCCAATTTTAGGCGTTGTTGCAAAAAGCAAACTAGAAAATAATTTAATAGTTCACAAAAAGCCTAAATCTGTAGTTGCTGAAGCTTTTCGTGCCATGCGTTCCAATTTGCAATATTTTTATAAAACTAAAGATATTAAAGGTACTAAGACGCTTTTGGTTACCTCAACTGTAAGTGGTGAAGGAAAGACATACTGCTCCATGAATTTGGCAACGGTTTTTGCTCTTAGTGAAAAGAAAACGGTGTTAGTGGGTTTAGATTTAAGAAAACCTAGGATTTTCGGTGATTTTAATATAAAAAATGATGTTGGTGCAGTTAACTATCTAATAGGTCAAAAATCATTAGGAGAGATTGTGCAAAAAACAAATATTGATTTCTTGGATGTTATTACGTCTGGACCTATTCCACCAAATCCTTTGGAGTTATTGATTGGTTCGAGGCTTGAAAGTTTGATAAAAGAACTCAAAGAGCAATATGAATATGTTATTTTAGATACTCCACCTCTGGGATTAGTTGCCGATGCTTTGGAGTTATTTGATTACGTAGACGCTTCGCTCTATATAGTGAGACAAGATTATACTAAAAGGTGGATGTTGAATTTTATAAATGAAAAGTTCAATTCAGGGCAAATAAAAAATATAAGTATTGTTTATAATGCCTATAATAGAAAGGCTAAATATGGTATGGGGTATGGGTACGGCTACGGTTATGGTTATGGTTATGGTAATTATGCTAAGGGTTATCATGAAAATGCCCAGGAAGATTCAGGTTTTTTTGCTAGGTTGAAATCTACTTTAAAAGTTCGAGGCTCTGATAATAGTTAA
- a CDS encoding polysaccharide biosynthesis/export family protein — protein MKKYIWFYIILLSLLFSSCITNKDVVYLQDKGTVISDSILVKELAKPYRVQINDILSINVKALDEELVSIFNPVDTGGNNNIAQQGQAGLYFNGFTVDLHGNIKFPILGEINVLGFTIKEIETKVKSELLKQYFKETAEIFVTVKLAGLRYSVTGEVGGTGVYTLYQDRVNIIEALANAGDILETGDRTDVMIVRQYPDAQKIHHIDLTDVTAMTSPYYFIQPNDMILVKPLKRKAIGAGQTAFQNLTTIASLFSVLVSTYFLTKNL, from the coding sequence ATGAAAAAATATATTTGGTTTTATATCATTCTGTTAAGTTTGTTATTTAGTTCCTGTATTACCAACAAGGATGTGGTGTATCTTCAAGATAAAGGAACAGTGATTTCAGATTCAATTCTGGTTAAGGAGTTGGCAAAACCTTACAGAGTCCAAATAAACGATATTCTAAGTATTAATGTAAAGGCTTTAGATGAGGAGTTGGTGAGTATCTTTAACCCGGTAGACACAGGAGGAAATAATAATATTGCTCAGCAAGGGCAAGCAGGTCTGTATTTTAATGGTTTTACTGTTGATTTACATGGTAATATTAAGTTTCCTATTCTAGGTGAAATAAACGTTTTAGGTTTTACAATCAAGGAAATAGAAACTAAAGTAAAATCGGAATTACTGAAGCAATATTTTAAGGAAACCGCTGAAATATTTGTTACTGTAAAATTAGCGGGACTTCGATATTCTGTGACCGGCGAAGTTGGTGGAACAGGCGTATATACACTTTACCAAGATCGGGTAAATATTATAGAGGCCCTTGCTAATGCAGGAGATATTTTAGAAACTGGAGATCGCACAGATGTTATGATTGTTAGGCAATATCCTGATGCACAAAAAATACATCATATCGATTTAACAGATGTTACCGCAATGACATCTCCCTACTATTTTATTCAACCAAATGATATGATTTTGGTTAAGCCGCTAAAACGAAAAGCCATTGGAGCAGGACAAACAGCTTTTCAGAATCTTACAACCATTGCATCCCTGTTTTCCGTTTTGGTATCTACGTATTTCTTAACTAAAAACTTATAA
- a CDS encoding ABC-F family ATP-binding cassette domain-containing protein, giving the protein MNYLTVENLSKSYGEVVLFENLSFSVHKDQKIAFVAKNGTGKTSILKILSGEDEADSGNVIYRKDIKVAFLSQDPKFDNNLTIEETIFASDNPILKIIHNYERSLLNPDDTEAYQKAFDDMEHHNAWDFETQYKQILFKLKLENINQKVGLLSGGQKKRLSLANVLINKPDLLILDEPTNHLDLEMIEWLEAFFAKENITLFMVTHDRYFLERVCNEIIELDKGLLYGYKGNYLYYLEKRDARKEREAVEAGKTKQLFKKELEWMRRQPKARTTKSKSRIDDFFEIKHKAHQRRKEYQVQLEINMERLGSKIIEFHNVSKSYQDKVILKGFDYTFKKGERVGIIGKNGTGKTTFLNILTQTDQPDAGKVVKGETVKFGYYTQNGITIKPEQKVIDVIREFGDYIPLKKGRQISAQQLLERFLFSRKKQYDFVEKLSGGERKRLYLCTVLIQNPNFLILDEPTNDLDIVTLNVLESFLLDFPGCIIVVSHDRYFMDKVVDHLFVFKGEGVIEDFPGNYTDYRVYEDSQPVISKSTEEKKDKDSWKQNEASKLSFNEEKELRNIESKLKSLAYDKKQLEDKFLNPDLRQEEINKLSEELQEIIETIETKEERWFELSEKLEN; this is encoded by the coding sequence TTGAATTACTTAACAGTTGAAAACTTATCGAAATCTTACGGAGAGGTAGTACTTTTTGAAAACCTTTCTTTTAGTGTGCACAAAGACCAAAAAATTGCTTTTGTTGCAAAAAATGGTACTGGAAAAACCTCTATTTTAAAGATACTTTCTGGTGAAGATGAAGCCGATTCTGGAAATGTTATTTACAGAAAAGACATTAAGGTAGCTTTCTTATCACAAGACCCAAAATTCGACAATAATCTTACAATTGAGGAAACTATTTTTGCTAGTGACAACCCTATCCTTAAGATTATTCACAACTATGAACGGTCACTTTTAAATCCGGATGATACAGAAGCTTATCAAAAAGCGTTTGATGACATGGAGCACCATAACGCTTGGGATTTTGAAACACAGTACAAACAGATTCTATTTAAGCTGAAACTAGAAAATATAAATCAAAAAGTAGGCTTGCTTTCTGGCGGACAAAAAAAGCGCCTTTCATTGGCCAATGTCCTCATAAACAAACCTGACCTGCTCATTCTTGATGAGCCTACCAACCATTTGGACCTAGAGATGATTGAATGGCTCGAAGCTTTTTTTGCTAAAGAGAATATCACACTTTTTATGGTAACTCACGACCGTTACTTTCTGGAACGGGTTTGTAATGAAATTATTGAATTAGATAAAGGCCTCCTTTATGGATACAAAGGTAACTATTTATACTACCTAGAGAAAAGAGATGCCAGAAAGGAACGCGAAGCAGTAGAGGCAGGTAAGACTAAACAACTATTTAAAAAAGAACTAGAATGGATGCGGAGACAGCCTAAAGCCAGAACTACAAAATCTAAATCTAGAATAGATGATTTCTTTGAAATAAAACACAAGGCTCACCAACGTAGAAAGGAATATCAAGTCCAACTTGAAATTAACATGGAGCGTTTAGGAAGTAAAATTATTGAATTCCATAATGTTTCTAAATCCTACCAAGACAAGGTTATTCTAAAAGGATTTGACTATACCTTTAAAAAAGGTGAACGTGTTGGGATTATTGGGAAAAACGGTACTGGAAAAACCACATTTTTAAATATCCTTACCCAAACAGACCAGCCAGATGCTGGTAAAGTGGTAAAAGGTGAAACGGTAAAGTTTGGATACTATACCCAAAACGGCATAACAATCAAACCAGAACAAAAGGTAATTGATGTTATTCGTGAATTTGGTGATTACATTCCTTTAAAGAAGGGACGACAAATTAGTGCCCAACAACTATTAGAGCGCTTTTTATTCAGTCGTAAAAAACAATATGACTTTGTTGAAAAATTGAGTGGCGGTGAACGTAAAAGACTTTATTTATGTACGGTTTTAATCCAAAATCCCAACTTTTTAATTCTTGATGAGCCAACAAATGATCTTGATATTGTTACACTTAACGTCTTAGAGAGTTTCTTACTTGATTTCCCGGGATGTATCATAGTAGTTTCTCACGACCGCTACTTTATGGATAAAGTTGTAGACCACTTATTTGTTTTTAAAGGCGAAGGCGTAATAGAAGATTTCCCCGGAAACTATACTGATTATAGAGTTTATGAAGACAGCCAACCTGTAATATCAAAATCTACCGAAGAAAAAAAAGACAAGGATTCATGGAAACAAAATGAAGCCTCTAAATTGTCTTTCAATGAAGAAAAAGAACTCAGAAATATTGAGAGTAAACTGAAATCTTTAGCCTACGACAAAAAGCAATTAGAGGATAAATTCTTAAACCCCGATTTAAGACAAGAAGAGATAAATAAATTATCAGAAGAGTTACAGGAGATTATTGAAACCATAGAAACTAAAGAAGAACGTTGGTTTGAACTTTCGGAAAAGTTAGAGAATTAA
- a CDS encoding O-methyltransferase: MWYLIIQYFKFLLKSTNQHGVHSPFIYDLITKCFYEKTDYPEYKDIQNYKSTLKNNDAIISVEDLGPGSRKTKTHQRKVSQIAKISGTNLSRSKLLFRLSKYFKPNQVLELGTSLGIATHAVHLGTPNCNILSIEGCPNISKFTCNRLKPLKNITIENANFSEVLPNLSKHTFDLIFFDGNHQKEATLNYFETLLPTAHNNSVFIFDDIYWSKGMTEAWETIKKHPKVSVTIDTFNWGFVFFRNEQAKEDFVIRL; this comes from the coding sequence ATGTGGTATCTAATTATTCAATACTTTAAGTTCTTATTAAAATCCACCAACCAACACGGTGTTCACTCCCCTTTTATTTACGATTTGATTACCAAGTGTTTTTATGAAAAAACAGATTATCCTGAATATAAAGACATTCAAAACTACAAGAGTACTCTAAAAAATAATGACGCCATAATATCTGTTGAGGACCTAGGTCCTGGCTCGCGAAAAACCAAAACCCATCAAAGAAAAGTTTCCCAAATTGCTAAAATATCAGGCACTAACCTTAGTAGGAGTAAATTGCTTTTTAGATTATCTAAATACTTTAAACCCAATCAAGTTTTAGAACTAGGCACTTCATTGGGAATAGCTACTCATGCGGTTCACCTTGGAACTCCAAATTGTAACATCTTAAGTATCGAAGGGTGCCCTAATATTTCTAAATTCACTTGTAATCGATTAAAACCTCTCAAAAATATTACAATTGAAAATGCTAATTTTTCCGAAGTTCTTCCTAACCTGTCAAAACATACTTTCGATTTGATTTTCTTTGATGGCAATCATCAAAAAGAAGCTACTTTAAATTATTTTGAAACTCTCTTACCTACAGCGCACAATAACTCCGTATTCATTTTTGATGATATATATTGGTCTAAAGGCATGACAGAGGCCTGGGAGACCATAAAAAAACATCCAAAAGTTTCGGTTACCATTGATACTTTTAATTGGGGGTTTGTTTTTTTTAGAAACGAGCAGGCGAAAGAAGATTTTGTTATAAGACTTTAG
- a CDS encoding cob(I)yrinic acid a,c-diamide adenosyltransferase: MKVYTKTGDKGTTALFGGTRVPKYHLRIDSYGTIDELNSHIGLIRDQNINQHHKNILIEVQHKLFVVGAILATDPEKAVLKNGKERLNINKIDSGDIELLEQEMDALNESLPQMTHFVLPGGHQTVSFCHIARCVCRRAERLSTALNDSDPLDANVLKYINRLSDYLFVLARKLTHELGAEEVKWIPEKNS; the protein is encoded by the coding sequence ATGAAAGTATATACTAAAACCGGAGATAAAGGAACTACCGCTTTATTTGGGGGTACAAGAGTTCCAAAATACCATTTAAGGATTGATAGTTATGGTACAATAGATGAACTTAACTCTCATATTGGACTCATTCGAGACCAGAATATAAATCAACACCATAAAAATATTTTAATTGAAGTTCAACACAAACTATTTGTTGTTGGTGCTATTCTGGCAACCGATCCAGAAAAAGCTGTTTTAAAAAATGGCAAGGAAAGACTAAACATTAATAAAATAGACAGCGGAGATATCGAACTTCTAGAGCAGGAAATGGATGCTTTAAATGAGTCGCTCCCCCAAATGACACACTTTGTTTTGCCCGGAGGTCACCAAACGGTGTCATTCTGTCACATAGCACGTTGTGTTTGCCGAAGAGCAGAGCGTCTATCTACTGCACTCAACGATTCAGACCCTTTAGACGCTAATGTCCTAAAATACATTAACCGCCTTTCTGACTACCTTTTTGTATTGGCACGAAAGTTGACACATGAACTGGGAGCAGAAGAGGTAAAATGGATTCCTGAAAAGAACTCTTAA
- a CDS encoding DUF2795 domain-containing protein, which yields MYWTLELASYLSDAPWPATKDELIDYAIRTGAPLEVVENLQSIEDEGDSYDSIEEIWSDYPTDEDYLWNEDEY from the coding sequence ATGTATTGGACTTTAGAACTAGCATCTTATCTAAGTGATGCCCCATGGCCAGCTACTAAAGACGAGTTAATTGACTATGCTATTAGAACTGGTGCTCCATTAGAAGTGGTGGAGAATTTGCAGTCAATCGAAGACGAAGGAGATTCTTATGATTCCATTGAAGAGATCTGGTCTGATTATCCAACAGATGAAGACTATCTGTGGAATGAAGACGAATATTAA